In Podospora pseudocomata strain CBS 415.72m chromosome 4, whole genome shotgun sequence, the genomic stretch CCAGACTTGATTCCAGGTTAACAATCTTAAGATCTTCATCATACGGAGCAATCTTTCTCCTGATCTTTGCCACAAAAACATCTTGACATAGCTCAGCCAAGGCCTCGGCTACGACTCTCTCCGCTTCTCCCCCGCACCCAACACTAACGtccatctccaccagccACTCTGCCACTTCAGTTTCTTTTACAAACTTTCAAGCGTCAGAAATCTGCAAAAGGGCATTGATGGTCCGCTCCTTGAGACCGCTGAGGTCATTCTTCTCGGCCCactggaggagcttgggaACCACAAGAAGAGGTTCCGTGGACTCGGCGCCGATGATCTGGGCAACTGCGCCAGCCACATGAGGGGATGCTTTTCACGAGCTTGTTAGCGACGTAGGTCGACGTAGAGATTTCAGGTCGGTTGGGGACATACCCATTGAGGTGCcgctgatggtgttggtagCTTCGGTGCCCCCGATCCAGGTGGATAGGATTTGGACTCCGGGGGCAAAGATGTCGACCATCTTGCCATagttggagaagttggcgGCCTAGATGACGAATGCGTTAGCATGTTGGAGTGACTCGACACTCACGGTGGTTTGCCACACCTTGTCACCAACATCGCTCGCACCAACAGTGATAGCGAGAGGCTCTCTAGCCggagagctggtggtggcctgTCTCTGTCCATGTGTTAGCAATCCTTCCTCCCAAACATAGATGTCATAGGAAAGAGCTCACTGCCTCGTTACCAGCCGCCACAACCACAGTGACACCGCTCCTGACCGCGCTCGCAACCGCCTTGTCCATCGCAGGGGACGCACCGCCACCCAGACTCAAGTTCACCACACTCGGCTTCCCATGCTCCTTGAACTCTTTGACTACATAATCCAACGCACTAATAATATCACCCGTCTGTGCCCCCGGCTCAGGCGagtcatcaaacaccttGATCCCAATCACCTGCGCCTTCTTAGCAACCCCATACGTCTTCCCCGCAATCGTCCCCGCAACGTGCGTGCCATGCCCGTTCAAATCCTCATCGCTAACCTccaccccagcagcaacagtgaCAAACTTTGGGCCCTTTGAAGCGCGCCCCTCAAAGTCGACGTGGGCGTCGTTGATGCCGGTGTCGATGACGTAGGCGATGGCGCCTTCGCCGGTGTTGGTGTACTTGTAGGTGTAGGGACCGGCGGGGGGAAGCTTAGAGCGGGTGGAGATGCGGGCGAGGCCCCAGGGGGCGTTGGATTGGGTGACGACGGCGCAGTGCTTGAAGATTTGGACGGGTTCGATGTCGGCTACTTCGGGGAGGGCTTCGAGCTCGGCTTTGGTAGCTTCGTCGAAGGAGGCGGTGTACCCCCTGATTTCGGGGAGGTCGAACTCGGAGTTAATGGAGAcgttgacgggggaggaggtgtcgTCAGtgagattgtggaggagggagacgtgGGTGGATTTGATGGCCGAGGTGGCGTAGGGGCGAAGGGTGACGATCCATTGGCCGGGGACgatttggggttggttggaggttgaCATTTTTGGTGTTGTGGAACGTGAGATAGGTATGGTAGGTGCTAGGTTCGTTATTGTTTCTGATCAGATCTGAAGGGTGAAGTCAAATCTTTGAACACAGGATGTAGAAGATGGAGCCTTTCAACGACACATCGACCCAGCTATTTATCCACCGCGTCATCTCCTCTGACCGAATTCCGCAAAGACACCACGGATGTCGCCGCAGACAGGAAGGCCAAGGCAGCCATGTCTCTCGACCGTCACCTCCACGATCATTCGTCGTTTCTTGGGATCTGCGTTTCGTCTTTTATCGCAATGGCTTGCGTAACTCAGCCCTGTACCGACACTCTGCTCTAGCGGCAGCCAAACAGAAGCCAAGATGCTGCCAAAGTCCAACTGGAACCAAATATTTCACGGCTAGACAtgcagaagaggaggggtcTAGATCGCAAACGTGCCCGGTACTGGTGGAGGGCATGCGTAGGGCTGAGTTGATGAATGCTACATTATGCAGCCACTATGCGGTTGACTCCCGCTCATGACCAATGCTACCTGCCGTGGCTTGTCTGGCGCACTGTTTATTGATTCTCGGTGCATTTTGGCAAGAGGGGTAGGGTAAAATGTCACATTCACACCGAGAGCTTCTCACCAGCAGTAGAGAGGGACCATGGTTCatcatgttgatggtgaaggATCAATGTTTGAATGATATATTGACCGCTTATGCGCCACAGATCATGGGATAGTAGAGCTTCACCTGGTTGGGCGACGTACGAGCTGAGGACAAACGCCACATTTTCCCGTCTTTTGTGTAACTTTAAGATAACAACCTGGAACACAGCTACCTACCCCACGCGGCAGAGACAAGCCCCCCTTGATGtctgggaggtggagggcgaCAACACTCTCGCCGTGAAGATCTGTCTCAGCAGTTTTCGTGGTTCCCGCAATCACCGAGGTGGCTTTTGAAAAGAGACACAGTCTTCAGAATGTGAACTTGacaaagaaagagagaggtcGAACTCCGACGCCACTAGCGGTGATGCGTCAAGGGATTCAGGGGTAGCTTGGCTCACGTGATCTTTGAAACTGGTTTTCACTGCCATCAATGTTGGATttaagaagagaaaagatggAGTACAAGAGGACGATGCCGTATTATAAAGTTAAGGAGTCTGTTTCATGGGAATGCAACGGAGGATGTGGGGAGAGAGGGTGGCTGGAGCGGCATTTGTTTGGTGGATAAAATCCATCCAACTGAGACAGCACGGGGCCCACCTGCGGGGGTGCCATGCGGAGAACGGCCCCGAGTCCATGGTTTGAGATGCTCCGGTTCGCGGGGATCATGGTGCAGGGTTGATGAATGG encodes the following:
- a CDS encoding hypothetical protein (COG:O; MEROPS:MER0000359; EggNog:ENOG503NU05) encodes the protein MSTSNQPQIVPGQWIVTLRPYATSAIKSTHVSLLHNLTDDTSSPVNVSINSEFDLPEIRGYTASFDEATKAELEALPEVADIEPVQIFKHCAVVTQSNAPWGLARISTRSKLPPAGPYTYKYTNTGEGAIAYVIDTGINDAHVDFEGRASKGPKFVTVAAGVEVSDEDLNGHGTHVAGTIAGKTYGVAKKAQVIGIKVFDDSPEPGAQTGDIISALDYVVKEFKEHGKPSVVNLSLGGGASPAMDKAVASAVRSGVTVVVAAGNEARQATTSSPAREPLAITVGASDVGDKVWQTTAANFSNYGKMVDIFAPGVQILSTWIGGTEATNTISGTSMASPHVAGAVAQIIGAESTEPLLVVPKLLQWAEKNDLSGLKERTINALLQISDA